In the Pithys albifrons albifrons isolate INPA30051 chromosome 3, PitAlb_v1, whole genome shotgun sequence genome, one interval contains:
- the LOC139669406 gene encoding suppressor of cytokine signaling 1-like, protein MIRGRPDDLHNTHTTVSRLQRQHRSVLPSPAPTGVPDRFRMFRSCEWEVLERSLNILQASDFYWGPLSVGEAHAKLQGEPVGTYLVRDSSQGNCLFSLSVRMPTGPVSLRISFQEGYFRLKNWFSDCVVQLLELVVAGTRNNPLHFDEMGGTPLVFSEPLCRSRRTVPTLRELCCRSLPAGAMMGDRTGLGVSLGMCLREEVVSPLDRKGGSEESVVPGPSLSWAGR, encoded by the coding sequence ATGATCAGAGGGAGGCCAGATGACCTGCACAACACGCACACCACTGTTTCTCGTCTGCAAAGGCAGCATCGGAGCgttctccccagccctgcaccaaCCGGAGTGCCCGATCGTTTCCGGATGTTTCGCAGCTGTGAGTGGGAGGTCCTGGAGCGATCTCTCAATATCCTGCAGGCCAGTGACTTCTACTGGGGCCCCCTGTCCGTGGGGGAGGCCCACGCCAAGCTCCAGGGGGAGCCTGTAGGCACCTACTTGGTGCGAGACAGCTCGCAGGGGAACTGCTTGTTTAGCCTGAGCGTGCGGATGCCAACGGGGCCCGTCAGCCTCCGAATCTCTTTCCAGGAGGGCTATTTCCGCCTGAAGAACTGGTTTTCAGACTGTGTGGTCCAGTTGCTGGAGCTGGTGGTGGCAGGCACCCGGAACAACCCCTTACACTTTGATGAGATGGGGGGAACACCCCTGGTCTTCTCTGAGCCCCTGTGCCGGAGTCGCCGGACGGTGCCCACACTGCGAGAACTGTGCTGCCGGAGCCTCCCCGCTGGTGCCATGAtgggggacaggacagggctgggggtctCCCTGGGGATGTGTCTAAGGGAGGAGGTGGTCTCACCCCTGGACAGAAAGGGAGGGTCAGAGGAGAGTGTTGTCCCTGGCCCCTCTCTGTCCTGGGCTGGGAGATGA